From the genome of Halorussus sp. MSC15.2, one region includes:
- a CDS encoding FAD-binding and (Fe-S)-binding domain-containing protein yields the protein MAKRDTSGESGPASDERANYDYREGTVERPGLVDDLESLVDGEVRFDTYTRQLYATDASAYEVTPIGVVFPTSTADVSAAVEYCADREIPVLPRGGGTSLAGQTVNEAVVLDFTRGMGEVLDVRPEDREVRVEPGAVLAELNERLAPHDLKFAPDPSTANRSAIGGAIGNNTTGAHSLKYGKTDAYVEELEVVLADGTVTTLGEVSLDELRAGADPDGTLEERLYAEALRVIDEEADTVEGAYPSLKRNVSGYSLDALVEEAQDGTVNLARLMVGSEGTLCIVTEATLSLEPVPNTTAIGLLTYDSLVEAMEDVGPILEHDPAAVEVLDGVLVDLARDLEEFKDVVSILPERTDSFLLVEFYAEDDEAAERKVRELLDDRVGDVAFDGLTAFSDEEQEEFWKMRKASTPILLSRTTDEKHIAFIEDIAVPPEHLPEYISDFQDVFDDHDTFGSFYAHAGPGCIHVRPLINTKNAEGIERMESIADAATDLAVKYGGSVSGEHGDGRARTQWNKKLYGEDVWQLFRDLKTAVDPDWLLNPGNVCGDHDMTENLRFDTDYEFDAGFEPELNWENDNGFQGMAELCHGCGGCRGGQDTTGGVMCPTYRASEEEIQSTRGRANLLRSAMSGDLDAATPAESDSDSVASGAGDDEQFDVEFMHEVMDLCIGCKGCSVDCPSEVDMAKLKVEVEREYKERHGASLRDRAFANIDALSKVGSALAPVANWGQTLPGARTLLEKTVGIARERSLPEFESETFRDWFEERGGARVAEAEAERRAVLFPDTYTNYNKPETGKAAVSVLEAAGVHVTVADVTGSGRPPHSKGFVEKARDIATRNVETLSEYVADGRDVVVVEPSDAVMFQSDYLDLLGGAERTPEPAGAQASGVAGEDVETLACNTYGVCEYLDTFRLGESVTWNAPAESLTYHGHCHQKSVKKDHHAVGVLRRAGYEVEPLDSGCCGMAGTFGYEAEHYSMSQAIGRILFDQIDDSDGDAVTAPGASCRTQLGDEYDAAVPHPVEKLASALD from the coding sequence ATGGCCAAGCGCGACACGTCCGGAGAGTCCGGTCCCGCCAGCGACGAGCGAGCGAACTACGACTACCGCGAAGGTACAGTCGAGCGACCCGGTCTCGTTGACGACCTCGAATCGCTCGTGGACGGCGAGGTCAGATTCGACACCTACACGCGCCAGCTGTACGCCACCGACGCCAGCGCCTACGAGGTGACGCCAATCGGGGTCGTCTTCCCCACTTCGACCGCGGACGTGAGCGCGGCGGTCGAGTACTGCGCCGACCGGGAGATTCCGGTCCTCCCCCGCGGCGGCGGCACCAGTCTCGCCGGACAGACCGTCAACGAGGCCGTCGTCCTCGACTTCACGCGGGGGATGGGCGAGGTACTGGACGTCCGCCCCGAGGACCGCGAGGTGCGCGTCGAACCCGGGGCCGTCCTCGCGGAGTTGAACGAGCGACTCGCGCCCCACGACCTGAAGTTCGCGCCCGACCCCTCGACGGCCAACCGGAGCGCCATCGGCGGGGCCATCGGCAACAACACCACGGGCGCCCACTCGCTGAAGTACGGCAAGACCGACGCCTACGTCGAGGAGTTGGAGGTCGTGCTGGCCGACGGCACCGTGACGACGCTCGGGGAGGTGTCGCTCGACGAACTGCGGGCGGGTGCCGACCCGGACGGGACGCTCGAAGAACGCCTCTACGCCGAGGCGCTCCGGGTAATCGACGAGGAGGCCGACACCGTCGAAGGGGCGTATCCCAGTCTCAAGCGGAACGTCTCGGGCTACAGTCTGGACGCGCTGGTCGAAGAAGCCCAAGATGGAACCGTCAATCTCGCTCGCCTGATGGTCGGAAGCGAGGGGACCCTCTGCATCGTGACCGAGGCGACGCTCTCGCTGGAACCGGTGCCGAACACGACCGCTATCGGCCTGCTCACCTACGACAGTCTCGTCGAGGCGATGGAGGACGTCGGGCCGATTCTCGAACACGACCCCGCCGCCGTCGAGGTGTTGGACGGCGTGCTCGTGGACCTCGCCCGCGACTTGGAGGAGTTCAAGGACGTGGTGAGCATCCTCCCCGAGCGGACCGACTCCTTCCTGCTCGTGGAGTTCTACGCCGAGGACGACGAGGCGGCCGAGCGGAAGGTCCGGGAACTGCTCGACGACCGGGTGGGCGACGTCGCGTTCGACGGACTGACGGCGTTCTCCGACGAGGAGCAGGAGGAGTTCTGGAAGATGCGGAAGGCCTCGACACCCATTCTGCTCTCTCGCACCACCGACGAGAAGCACATCGCCTTCATCGAGGACATCGCGGTCCCGCCCGAACACCTCCCCGAGTACATCTCGGACTTTCAGGACGTCTTCGACGACCACGACACGTTCGGGAGCTTCTACGCCCACGCCGGACCCGGGTGTATCCACGTCCGGCCGCTGATAAACACCAAGAACGCAGAAGGTATCGAGCGGATGGAGTCCATCGCCGACGCCGCGACCGACCTCGCGGTGAAGTACGGCGGGAGCGTCTCGGGCGAGCACGGCGACGGCCGCGCGCGGACCCAGTGGAACAAGAAACTCTACGGCGAGGACGTCTGGCAACTGTTCCGAGACCTCAAGACGGCGGTAGACCCCGACTGGCTCCTGAACCCGGGCAACGTCTGCGGCGACCACGACATGACCGAGAACCTCCGGTTTGACACCGACTACGAGTTCGACGCCGGGTTCGAACCGGAACTGAACTGGGAGAACGACAACGGCTTTCAGGGGATGGCCGAACTCTGTCACGGTTGCGGCGGCTGTCGCGGCGGACAGGACACCACCGGCGGCGTGATGTGTCCGACCTACCGCGCCTCCGAGGAGGAGATTCAGTCCACGCGCGGCCGGGCGAACCTCCTCCGGTCGGCCATGTCGGGTGACCTCGACGCCGCGACCCCCGCCGAATCCGACTCGGATTCGGTCGCTTCCGGAGCGGGTGACGATGAGCAGTTCGACGTCGAGTTCATGCACGAGGTGATGGACCTGTGCATCGGGTGTAAGGGCTGTTCCGTGGACTGCCCGAGCGAGGTGGACATGGCGAAACTCAAGGTCGAGGTCGAACGCGAGTACAAGGAGCGCCACGGCGCGAGCCTCCGGGACCGCGCGTTCGCCAACATCGACGCGCTCTCGAAGGTGGGTAGCGCGCTCGCGCCCGTCGCCAACTGGGGCCAGACCCTCCCGGGTGCCCGCACGCTGCTCGAAAAGACGGTGGGAATCGCCCGCGAGCGCTCGCTCCCCGAGTTCGAGAGCGAGACGTTCCGCGACTGGTTCGAGGAGCGCGGCGGCGCGCGAGTGGCCGAAGCCGAGGCGGAGCGACGGGCCGTCCTGTTCCCCGACACTTACACCAACTACAACAAGCCCGAGACGGGGAAGGCCGCCGTGAGCGTCCTCGAAGCCGCCGGGGTCCACGTCACGGTGGCGGACGTGACGGGGAGCGGGCGGCCGCCCCACTCGAAGGGGTTCGTCGAGAAGGCCCGCGACATCGCGACCCGGAACGTCGAGACGCTATCGGAGTACGTCGCCGACGGCCGTGATGTCGTCGTAGTCGAACCCTCCGACGCCGTGATGTTCCAGTCTGACTACCTCGACCTGCTCGGCGGGGCGGAGCGCACCCCGGAACCGGCGGGCGCGCAGGCCTCGGGAGTGGCGGGCGAGGACGTGGAGACCCTCGCGTGCAACACCTACGGCGTCTGCGAGTACCTCGACACGTTCCGCCTCGGCGAGAGCGTGACGTGGAACGCGCCCGCGGAGTCGCTCACCTACCACGGGCACTGCCACCAGAAGTCGGTCAAGAAGGACCATCACGCCGTGGGCGTCCTGCGCCGGGCGGGCTACGAGGTCGAACCGCTCGATTCGGGCTGTTGCGGGATGGCCGGGACGTTCGGCTACGAGGCCGAACACTACTCGATGTCGCAGGCCATCGGTCGCATCCTCTTCGACCAAATCGACGACAGCGACGGCGACGCCGTAACCGCGCCGGGCGCGTCCTGCCGGACCCAACTCGGCGACGAGTACGACGCGGCGGTTCCCCACCCCGTCGAGAAGTTGGCGAGCGCGCTCGACTGA